Proteins from one Terriglobales bacterium genomic window:
- a CDS encoding TonB family protein, with protein MLRLKCVMMTLAAGLSCMSPAQEQKTGNVSQNVVELEALSYPAIARAARISGRVVVLVKLDDTGKVISASAIPKIGLMNNLLTDDTLSNARKWRFSPNPQREALIVYDFRINKDCAGYEIKGRVPSTFHFQVPNLATVTACPIQIDTSTAAK; from the coding sequence ATGTTAAGACTAAAATGCGTGATGATGACGCTGGCGGCAGGGCTGTCATGTATGTCACCGGCGCAGGAGCAAAAAACTGGAAACGTCTCCCAAAACGTCGTGGAATTAGAGGCGTTAAGCTACCCGGCCATAGCCCGCGCCGCCCGTATAAGTGGTCGCGTCGTAGTGCTGGTGAAACTTGATGATACAGGGAAGGTAATATCGGCTAGCGCTATACCGAAGATCGGGCTGATGAACAATCTCCTGACGGATGACACGCTCTCCAATGCTCGCAAGTGGCGCTTCAGCCCCAACCCACAAAGGGAAGCGCTGATCGTATATGATTTTCGGATCAACAAAGATTGTGCGGGGTATGAAATCAAGGGCAGGGTTCCCAGCACGTTTCATTTTCAAGTGCCCAACCTAGCTACGGTCACAGCTTGCCCAATACAAATAGACACGTCAACCGCAGCAAAATAA
- a CDS encoding VWA domain-containing protein, with protein sequence MRKPFVILLIFIGLGLLAVATSGQQATDSNAATTSSSSSSGSSSEQKQPGDPNQKDQSQKKDESTPAPASQPTASQPRETSSQSAATSSQTPATPSQTPAASPSLPQTSGKQPGVKAVSPTTTYESGTVLQVHTRLVVIDVIATDDHGHAVSDLKATDFSLLEDGKPQKVRAFAFEHPFAPDPNEKMPVLPPNVFTNLPLFPSSSAMSVIVMDVLNTSLTDQAYARQKLLHYLDNMPPNEPTAIYIMGDRLRMVHDFSTDHAALKEAVEKTKLESSLLAESPLLETPGSAGAGPGAGNAQRELEQTRRTVRIEYSLQALQTIAHALAGYEGRKNLIWISAAFPLSIDPNISLEEDSGSPFDEMENHGQKVAKTAQVLTDSQVAIYPVDPRGLATFSTFSAANGGGGYSRNPAAFGNALQGESRRLTAAHDTMNLLAENTGGKAFYNRNDLDKAIYDGVTDGSTYYLLGYYPENKKWDGKFRKVQVKATRGGVKLRYRLGYYAADPQPVEIKPNTKQRDRDLGDALRLGGPTLTSLFFEAGVMPPTPQSQNKVTVNYAISPHALRIQRGEDGLEHADLECVVQAYNEKGKPVNSVLSSVQTAMKPETYQKSLKTGLPCQNQLELQPGSYQLRFAVRDAHTGLIGTSDGKVNVPVIAEVKTPEPK encoded by the coding sequence TTGCGTAAACCATTCGTTATCCTCCTGATTTTTATAGGCTTAGGGCTTTTGGCTGTGGCAACTTCTGGCCAACAGGCGACCGACAGCAACGCTGCAACTACTTCGTCATCGTCATCATCCGGATCTTCATCAGAGCAGAAGCAACCCGGCGATCCAAATCAAAAAGACCAAAGTCAAAAGAAGGACGAAAGCACTCCTGCGCCAGCGTCGCAGCCTACAGCGTCGCAGCCTAGAGAAACGTCCTCACAATCGGCGGCGACTTCCTCCCAAACTCCAGCTACACCCTCGCAAACGCCAGCAGCGAGCCCGAGTTTGCCCCAAACCTCGGGAAAACAGCCCGGGGTAAAAGCAGTATCGCCAACCACTACGTACGAGTCCGGGACAGTCCTGCAGGTGCACACGCGCCTGGTGGTGATTGATGTGATCGCGACTGATGACCACGGCCATGCGGTCAGCGACCTGAAGGCCACTGATTTTTCATTGCTCGAAGACGGCAAGCCGCAGAAGGTGCGGGCTTTTGCATTTGAGCATCCTTTTGCTCCCGATCCCAATGAAAAAATGCCGGTGCTGCCGCCCAATGTGTTTACCAATCTTCCGTTATTTCCTTCGAGCAGCGCCATGAGCGTGATTGTGATGGATGTACTGAATACCTCACTTACCGATCAGGCGTATGCCCGCCAGAAGTTGTTGCACTACCTGGACAACATGCCTCCCAATGAACCCACGGCAATCTACATCATGGGAGACAGGCTGAGAATGGTGCATGACTTCAGCACCGATCATGCGGCGCTCAAAGAAGCCGTGGAAAAAACAAAGCTGGAGTCTTCTCTGCTGGCGGAATCCCCGCTGCTGGAAACTCCTGGATCGGCAGGAGCGGGCCCAGGTGCGGGAAATGCGCAGCGTGAACTGGAGCAAACCCGAAGAACAGTCAGGATTGAGTACAGCCTGCAGGCATTGCAGACCATTGCCCATGCGCTGGCTGGTTACGAGGGAAGAAAAAATCTTATCTGGATTTCGGCGGCCTTTCCACTCTCCATCGATCCCAATATTTCGCTGGAAGAGGATTCCGGGTCGCCTTTTGACGAGATGGAAAATCATGGACAGAAGGTCGCTAAAACTGCGCAGGTCCTGACCGATTCGCAGGTGGCCATCTATCCGGTTGATCCCCGCGGCCTGGCCACCTTCAGCACTTTCAGCGCCGCTAACGGTGGCGGCGGCTACAGCCGAAATCCGGCAGCATTCGGAAACGCATTGCAGGGAGAATCGCGCAGGCTTACGGCCGCCCATGACACGATGAATCTGTTGGCTGAAAATACCGGCGGAAAAGCTTTTTACAACCGTAACGACCTTGATAAAGCGATTTACGATGGCGTGACCGACGGTTCCACGTACTACTTGCTGGGCTACTATCCCGAAAACAAAAAATGGGATGGAAAATTCCGCAAGGTGCAGGTCAAGGCAACGCGTGGAGGAGTGAAGCTGCGCTACCGGTTAGGGTATTACGCCGCTGATCCGCAGCCGGTTGAGATCAAGCCGAACACCAAGCAACGTGATCGCGATCTGGGCGATGCTTTGCGGCTGGGCGGGCCGACTTTAACCTCTCTATTTTTCGAGGCAGGCGTGATGCCGCCTACCCCGCAGAGCCAAAACAAGGTCACGGTTAACTATGCCATCTCCCCGCATGCTCTTCGGATACAGCGCGGTGAGGATGGGCTGGAGCACGCCGACCTGGAATGCGTGGTGCAAGCCTATAACGAAAAAGGCAAGCCGGTGAACTCGGTACTTTCAAGCGTACAGACGGCGATGAAGCCGGAAACCTATCAGAAGAGTTTGAAAACCGGTCTCCCCTGCCAGAATCAGCTCGAATTGCAGCCGGGAAGCTACCAACTCCGCTTTGCGGTTCGCGATGCCCATACCGGTTTGATCGGCACATCGGATGGCAAGGTCAATGTGCCCGTGATTGCGGAAGTTAAGACTCCGGAACCGAAGTGA
- a CDS encoding DUF4197 domain-containing protein: MKKWVLMITLMTAAISVCCLAQSSLDDLLKKAQQATQSKNANGRGLSTDKITAGLKQALQISTGKAVAATGRPDGFLKNAAIKILLPEKLRTVGNGLRMVGMGAQVDELEVGMNRAAEQATPAAKQIFLNALTRMTFDDARQILSGGDTAATDYFKKQSSEQLTSAFTPVVHNAMENVGVIRQYDQLMQNPMAASLSKNQNLNLDSYVVGKTLDGLFYMLGEEEKKIRRDPAAQTTALLKQVFGRK, from the coding sequence ATGAAAAAGTGGGTTCTGATGATCACGTTGATGACGGCGGCGATATCTGTCTGCTGCCTTGCTCAGTCGTCGCTGGATGACCTTTTGAAGAAAGCCCAACAAGCCACCCAGTCCAAAAATGCTAACGGCCGCGGCCTCAGCACCGACAAAATTACAGCCGGCCTGAAGCAAGCCCTGCAAATAAGCACAGGCAAAGCGGTAGCCGCTACCGGAAGGCCCGATGGATTCCTGAAAAATGCCGCGATCAAGATACTGCTGCCGGAAAAGTTGCGGACCGTCGGCAACGGGTTGCGCATGGTCGGGATGGGAGCGCAGGTGGATGAACTCGAGGTGGGGATGAACCGTGCCGCCGAGCAGGCCACTCCTGCGGCCAAGCAAATCTTCCTCAATGCATTGACCAGAATGACTTTCGATGATGCGCGCCAAATCCTCTCCGGAGGCGATACCGCCGCCACGGATTATTTCAAGAAGCAGAGCTCGGAACAACTAACTTCAGCCTTCACCCCAGTTGTTCACAATGCCATGGAAAATGTAGGCGTGATCAGGCAATATGACCAGCTCATGCAAAATCCTATGGCTGCTTCACTTTCAAAGAACCAGAATCTGAATTTGGATTCCTACGTGGTGGGTAAGACCCTGGATGGGCTGTTCTACATGCTGGGAGAAGAGGAAAAAAAGATACGCCGCGATCCTGCGGCACAGACCACAGCATTGCTCAAACAGGTATTCGGCAGGAAGTAA
- a CDS encoding response regulator, producing MNDAPASQSPSRVLVIEDEPSIRVLLNRVLSGAGFAVEEASDGLEGLERLSRHEFDVVLLDVWMPHMNGLDVLTELHRRGSTQRVILMTADHAPETLLHAVREQASQYISKPFSSEELLATVQRVLACPAQPAIEVLSAKPDWVQLLVPCQREVVDRIQSFLMGLDSDLPHQVRESLGQAFHELLLNAIEWGGKFDPNVKVQVACLRTRRMVLYRIADPGAGFRFDSLKHAAVSNPEEDSIEHIKIREEKGMRPGGFGILMTRFLVDELLYNEKQNEVIFIKYLD from the coding sequence ATGAATGACGCTCCTGCTTCCCAATCGCCAAGCCGTGTGCTGGTCATCGAAGACGAGCCCTCGATACGCGTGCTTCTGAATAGAGTTCTCTCTGGAGCAGGCTTTGCGGTAGAAGAGGCCAGCGACGGACTCGAAGGTCTGGAGCGGCTTTCCCGTCACGAGTTCGACGTAGTGCTGCTTGACGTCTGGATGCCGCATATGAACGGCTTGGATGTGCTGACTGAATTGCATCGGCGCGGCTCTACGCAACGGGTCATCCTCATGACCGCCGATCATGCGCCCGAAACGCTGCTGCATGCCGTGCGCGAACAAGCCAGCCAGTACATCAGCAAACCGTTTTCATCAGAGGAGCTGCTGGCAACAGTCCAAAGAGTTCTGGCGTGTCCAGCGCAGCCGGCGATTGAGGTGCTCTCCGCCAAGCCAGATTGGGTCCAGCTTTTGGTCCCCTGCCAGCGCGAAGTTGTGGACCGCATTCAGTCGTTTCTTATGGGGCTGGATTCTGACCTTCCCCACCAGGTTCGTGAATCCCTCGGCCAGGCCTTCCATGAGCTTTTGCTGAATGCCATCGAGTGGGGAGGTAAATTCGATCCCAACGTTAAAGTACAAGTTGCCTGCCTGCGGACTCGAAGGATGGTCCTTTATCGCATTGCTGATCCCGGCGCCGGCTTTCGCTTTGACTCGCTCAAGCATGCTGCCGTCAGCAATCCAGAAGAGGATTCCATTGAGCACATCAAGATACGCGAGGAAAAGGGCATGCGCCCGGGAGGATTCGGCATCCTCATGACCCGCTTCCTGGTGGATGAGTTGCTCTATAACGAGAAACAAAACGAAGTGATCTTTATCAAGTATCTCGACTAG
- a CDS encoding anti-sigma factor antagonist (This anti-anti-sigma factor, or anti-sigma factor antagonist, belongs to a family that includes characterized members SpoIIAA, RsbV, RsfA, and RsfB.), protein MALTLQISSLRQVTVLVCQGIIVFGEEADSLRAQVKELLRQNEPSLPGPSVVPGLSLVLDLSLVLYMDSGGLGALVGLLTSIRAAGGDLKLAGLNERIERVLKTTHLNQVFQIYASVEEAVNAFHAGAAVQK, encoded by the coding sequence ATGGCCCTTACCTTGCAAATAAGCTCCCTGCGGCAGGTTACCGTGCTGGTTTGTCAAGGAATTATTGTCTTTGGTGAAGAGGCCGATTCGTTGCGTGCCCAGGTAAAGGAACTGCTCCGTCAAAACGAGCCCTCACTCCCGGGCCCATCCGTTGTTCCGGGCCTGTCCCTTGTTCTGGACCTGTCCCTTGTTCTGTATATGGATAGTGGTGGTTTGGGCGCGCTCGTCGGCCTGCTGACCTCGATACGAGCCGCAGGCGGAGACTTAAAGCTGGCTGGTCTGAATGAGCGCATTGAGCGCGTCTTGAAAACCACACATCTGAATCAAGTTTTTCAAATTTACGCCAGCGTTGAAGAGGCGGTGAACGCTTTCCACGCCGGTGCTGCGGTTCAAAAGTAA
- a CDS encoding protein kinase: MPGMIIRDKYEVMEKVGIGGMAAVYKARHLTFNEIRALKVVNNKLLSDPDFLKRFKNEAIITRKLRHPNAVQLDDFDTTEDGRPFIVMEYVQGKNLRSWIYGSNPIPIPRALNICKQIAAALGAAHKLGIVHRDIKPDNILLVPQPGQVESTQDLVKVLDFGIAKMQADGHFDGGRNATQTGMVVGTPQYVSPEQASGKIGDQIDGRSDLYSLGILLHEMITGKLPFNSDTPIGYLIHHLQTPPTPPAGVSQSVSAFIMKALEKDRTRRFQSAEEMTNAINRLLNAPIPPVVRPETGTSILTPPGGRPAPISQRTQPFATAPAVPVPSPRSIAVLTPSHTTGTYVPSAGGTVFDETKLRRGRPAAPGSFDWKKLAVVGSIVVGLLLVVGAVRHFLAIRNNQSIQTAQDDARILQDVNEALTHSEPLQKASVHAAVQNGVVTLTGTVSKPYDSEIAVNLVRDVLGVRDVLNEIQVVAPHEQQEPVWRSEQNKKPNTTNPEPNNSHPAPTPGPASNNTSSSGNASSSGRGNQAAVEQYLHDGYGQISRQDYQGAAQSFQHALQLDPGNQAAKAGLQKARAAKNK; this comes from the coding sequence ATGCCGGGCATGATTATCCGCGATAAATATGAGGTCATGGAAAAAGTGGGCATCGGGGGGATGGCTGCGGTATACAAGGCGCGGCACCTGACCTTCAACGAAATCCGCGCGCTCAAGGTGGTCAACAACAAGTTATTAAGCGACCCCGATTTTCTCAAGCGCTTCAAAAATGAAGCGATCATCACGCGTAAACTGCGCCATCCCAATGCCGTGCAACTCGACGACTTCGATACGACGGAAGATGGGCGACCGTTCATTGTCATGGAGTACGTGCAGGGCAAGAACTTGCGCTCCTGGATCTACGGGAGCAATCCCATCCCGATTCCCCGAGCCCTGAACATCTGCAAACAAATAGCGGCCGCGCTGGGAGCAGCCCACAAGCTGGGGATCGTTCACCGCGACATCAAGCCCGATAACATTCTGCTTGTGCCCCAACCGGGCCAGGTGGAGAGCACGCAAGACCTGGTCAAAGTACTGGACTTCGGCATCGCCAAGATGCAGGCAGACGGCCACTTTGACGGAGGCCGCAATGCCACCCAAACCGGCATGGTGGTAGGAACGCCACAATATGTTTCGCCCGAGCAGGCTTCGGGCAAAATTGGCGACCAGATTGACGGGCGCTCTGACCTGTATTCCCTGGGTATTTTGCTTCACGAGATGATCACGGGAAAACTGCCCTTCAATTCCGATACACCTATTGGCTACTTGATCCATCATTTGCAAACGCCGCCCACGCCGCCGGCCGGAGTCTCCCAATCCGTTTCTGCCTTCATCATGAAGGCATTGGAAAAAGACCGCACTAGACGGTTCCAATCGGCGGAGGAGATGACGAACGCGATCAACCGTTTGCTCAACGCCCCAATTCCTCCCGTGGTAAGACCGGAAACGGGAACATCCATTCTTACTCCACCAGGCGGCAGGCCAGCCCCTATTTCCCAGCGTACGCAGCCGTTCGCCACAGCCCCAGCGGTTCCCGTGCCCTCACCACGCAGCATAGCCGTACTGACGCCTTCGCACACAACCGGTACTTACGTGCCTTCAGCGGGAGGGACGGTTTTCGACGAGACCAAACTACGGCGCGGCAGGCCAGCAGCGCCAGGGTCTTTCGATTGGAAAAAACTAGCGGTGGTGGGTAGCATCGTTGTAGGCCTGCTGCTCGTAGTTGGAGCAGTCAGGCATTTTTTGGCAATCAGAAATAACCAGTCCATACAGACTGCACAGGACGACGCGCGAATCCTGCAGGATGTGAATGAGGCGCTCACTCATTCCGAACCACTGCAAAAGGCATCCGTTCATGCCGCCGTGCAAAACGGCGTAGTCACACTCACCGGCACGGTGAGCAAGCCTTATGATTCGGAAATTGCAGTGAACCTGGTGCGGGATGTCCTGGGAGTGCGCGACGTATTGAATGAGATTCAAGTGGTGGCGCCCCATGAACAACAGGAACCGGTATGGCGTTCGGAGCAAAACAAAAAACCGAACACGACCAATCCGGAGCCGAACAACAGCCACCCGGCGCCGACCCCCGGTCCGGCCAGCAACAATACTTCATCGTCGGGCAACGCGTCTTCTTCGGGTCGCGGGAACCAGGCAGCGGTTGAACAATACCTGCACGACGGCTACGGGCAGATTTCGAGGCAAGATTACCAGGGAGCGGCACAATCCTTTCAACATGCCCTGCAACTTGATCCCGGCAACCAGGCCGCTAAGGCGGGACTGCAAAAAGCGCGAGCGGCGAAAAATAAATAG
- a CDS encoding nuclear transport factor 2 family protein, which produces MKLAKNLQVVLLLCAGSALYAQSSAKSSQARMCPTADLAAIKQQWSEWTAAYASHNLAKTMEIFDPEVIFSFQGSPDQNFADLERGYKDEFTKPDNKLEWVPQFEEFECSGDLGFVRSTWVLRQTDASGKVTELEKNRGVDLFRRQHRGGKWKIFRSLNYPFQPPKKD; this is translated from the coding sequence ATGAAACTAGCCAAAAACCTGCAGGTTGTACTGCTGCTGTGCGCCGGTTCTGCACTCTACGCACAATCTTCTGCAAAGAGTTCCCAGGCTAGAATGTGTCCGACGGCAGATTTGGCGGCGATCAAACAGCAATGGTCGGAGTGGACGGCAGCGTATGCATCGCACAACCTCGCCAAAACCATGGAAATCTTCGATCCAGAAGTAATTTTCAGCTTCCAGGGATCTCCTGACCAGAATTTTGCCGATCTCGAACGCGGATATAAAGATGAATTCACCAAGCCAGACAACAAACTCGAATGGGTGCCACAGTTCGAAGAGTTTGAATGCTCGGGAGATCTTGGCTTTGTGCGCTCGACCTGGGTACTGCGGCAAACTGATGCCTCAGGCAAGGTGACAGAGCTGGAGAAGAACCGGGGTGTTGACCTATTTAGGCGACAGCATCGTGGCGGCAAATGGAAGATTTTTCGGTCGCTTAACTATCCGTTCCAGCCACCTAAAAAAGATTAA
- a CDS encoding HEAT repeat domain-containing protein, whose protein sequence is MDIPRSPDGPENPEARTISPDMGIERRPRPRINLRRVAALVAVMGSTLFLISIFAVRSGAMQAIIDILTGHQIPVAGPPVAATHSKLSEHEVEYINSREPQEQMERLLAAAVNHDVGATEMIEEKVAGWHGHLKRSQQWQTLSDTALYSNDLRVRAAAIEIELAVNQVDKSRDTAMTLWRAGEDNPKSRPFSAWELGMLANRGVEPELIHEWLQSWSHDPDQQTRFWSVEGLAHIGTDDTIKDFLDVLRNDPSMDVRERAGCSLAKSGMLTREQRMKAVPGLIELSDDADLNAVTRNWVYQALREITDVNLPNDPVAWRNWYSQHGAEQTEKFKSEGNSVLGNS, encoded by the coding sequence ATGGATATTCCTCGCTCACCCGATGGACCTGAAAATCCCGAAGCAAGAACAATCTCTCCCGATATGGGCATCGAGCGCCGGCCTCGCCCGCGCATCAACCTGCGCCGGGTCGCGGCCCTGGTTGCGGTCATGGGTTCGACTCTTTTCCTGATTTCGATTTTTGCGGTCCGCTCCGGCGCCATGCAAGCCATCATAGACATCCTGACCGGGCATCAGATTCCAGTTGCTGGGCCGCCGGTTGCGGCTACGCATTCCAAGCTTTCCGAGCACGAGGTGGAATACATCAACAGCCGCGAGCCCCAGGAGCAGATGGAACGCCTGCTTGCCGCCGCTGTCAATCACGACGTGGGCGCCACCGAAATGATTGAAGAGAAGGTAGCAGGCTGGCACGGACATCTGAAGCGCAGCCAACAATGGCAGACCCTGAGCGACACCGCGCTCTACTCCAACGATCTGCGTGTGCGCGCCGCTGCCATTGAAATTGAGCTCGCCGTCAATCAGGTAGACAAATCGCGCGACACCGCCATGACCTTATGGCGTGCAGGCGAAGATAACCCTAAATCACGCCCCTTTAGCGCCTGGGAGTTGGGTATGCTCGCCAATCGCGGCGTGGAACCTGAACTCATCCACGAGTGGCTTCAGAGCTGGTCCCATGATCCCGACCAGCAGACACGCTTCTGGTCCGTCGAAGGCCTTGCCCATATTGGCACCGACGACACTATTAAGGATTTCCTCGACGTCCTGCGCAATGACCCTTCCATGGACGTACGCGAGCGCGCCGGATGCAGCCTCGCCAAAAGCGGCATGCTGACCCGCGAGCAGCGCATGAAGGCTGTCCCCGGACTAATTGAGCTTAGCGATGACGCCGACTTGAATGCGGTTACCCGCAATTGGGTCTATCAGGCGCTTCGCGAGATTACCGATGTCAACCTGCCTAACGATCCCGTAGCCTGGCGCAATTGGTACTCGCAACACGGAGCTGAACAGACCGAAAAGTTCAAGTCGGAAGGTAATTCCGTTCTGGGGAACAGCTAG
- a CDS encoding MmcQ/YjbR family DNA-binding protein, giving the protein MNVESIRRYCMSFPHATETVQWGDDLVFKIAEKMFAIVVLRPPHHLAFKCAPDKFFELTEREGIIPAPYMARAQWVSVQRHDALEAGELKELIRNSYDMVKAKLPKKVQAKLK; this is encoded by the coding sequence ATGAACGTTGAATCCATCCGCCGCTACTGTATGTCGTTTCCTCACGCCACAGAAACCGTGCAGTGGGGTGACGATCTGGTATTCAAAATTGCCGAAAAAATGTTTGCCATTGTGGTTTTGCGGCCACCGCACCATCTTGCCTTCAAGTGCGCACCGGATAAGTTCTTCGAGCTGACGGAGCGAGAAGGAATTATTCCCGCCCCCTACATGGCCCGCGCCCAGTGGGTGAGCGTGCAGCGCCATGATGCCCTGGAAGCCGGCGAGCTCAAGGAACTCATCCGCAATTCCTATGACATGGTAAAAGCCAAACTGCCTAAGAAGGTGCAGGCAAAATTGAAGTAA
- a CDS encoding trypsin-like peptidase domain-containing protein has protein sequence MKKLLRIFVLVVLLVGGFYYFTTHHHDFGQAIPLSAIVTRPAHVEIIEAAEPQTFDAEEQTNINVYKKVLPSVVNITSRTVQFDFFYGEVPQEGQGSGFIIDREGHILTNYHVIADARQIEVTTSEKKKYRAQVVGTDRINDLAVIQIHGDSVLEPATLGDSKRLAVGQKVYAIGNPFGLAGTMTRGIISSIRPVRGPNGNFIDEAIQTDAAINPGNSGGPLLNSRGEVVGMNTFIFSEAGQSAGLGFAIPINAAKAVLNDLITIGTVRRPSLGVATLPVGPELADQMGLAAEHGVLILQVVAGGAADRAGLRGGTERAYLGNMQIMLGGDLIVAIDGEDIQDQQDMAHVMNRHRAGDTVHVTFYRGKRKMEADVALGERHEQA, from the coding sequence ATGAAGAAGCTGTTACGCATATTCGTTTTGGTCGTCCTCCTGGTAGGCGGCTTTTATTACTTCACCACGCATCATCACGATTTCGGCCAGGCCATTCCGCTGAGCGCAATCGTGACTCGCCCGGCGCATGTGGAAATTATCGAGGCCGCCGAGCCGCAGACGTTTGACGCTGAAGAGCAAACCAATATCAACGTCTACAAGAAAGTCCTGCCCTCGGTGGTCAACATCACTTCACGTACCGTGCAGTTCGATTTTTTTTATGGAGAGGTGCCGCAAGAGGGACAGGGCTCCGGGTTCATTATTGATCGCGAAGGGCACATACTGACCAACTACCACGTAATTGCCGACGCGCGCCAGATTGAAGTCACCACCTCCGAAAAGAAAAAATATCGCGCCCAGGTCGTGGGCACCGACCGGATCAACGACCTGGCGGTCATTCAAATTCACGGAGACTCAGTTCTTGAGCCTGCGACGCTGGGCGACTCCAAACGCCTGGCCGTAGGACAAAAAGTTTACGCGATTGGCAATCCCTTTGGTCTTGCTGGGACCATGACGCGAGGCATTATCAGCTCCATCCGTCCGGTGCGGGGCCCCAACGGCAATTTCATAGATGAAGCCATCCAGACCGATGCCGCCATCAATCCCGGCAACTCCGGTGGACCGCTGCTCAACTCGCGCGGCGAAGTTGTGGGCATGAATACGTTTATTTTCAGTGAAGCCGGACAAAGTGCCGGCCTGGGCTTCGCGATTCCCATCAATGCCGCCAAGGCCGTGCTCAACGACCTGATCACCATCGGCACAGTGCGCCGGCCTTCGCTGGGGGTGGCCACGCTGCCTGTCGGCCCCGAGCTTGCTGACCAGATGGGCCTAGCTGCCGAACATGGCGTGCTGATTCTGCAGGTTGTCGCCGGCGGCGCCGCTGACCGCGCCGGATTGCGCGGCGGCACCGAGCGCGCCTACCTGGGCAACATGCAAATCATGCTGGGCGGAGATCTTATTGTTGCCATTGACGGTGAAGACATCCAGGACCAGCAGGATATGGCGCACGTCATGAACCGGCACCGCGCCGGCGATACCGTACACGTGACCTTCTACCGCGGCAAACGCAAGATGGAAGCTGATGTAGCTCTGGGTGAGCGGCACGAACAGGCGTGA
- the coaE gene encoding dephospho-CoA kinase (Dephospho-CoA kinase (CoaE) performs the final step in coenzyme A biosynthesis.): MLRVGLTGGLACGKTTVALMLASHGAHVNYADQIARDLMQPGQAVYAEVVKHFGVDIVEPDGSINRRKLAEKAFGGGRVQELNQLVHPAVIDRETEWMDSFAADDPDAIVVIEAALILEAGVQDRFNKIVVVTCTPEQRVHRFAARAKLSLEEARFEAERRMAAQIPDEEKVKAADFVIENAGTLAELERETEQLFASLRAFEAQCRV, encoded by the coding sequence ATGCTACGTGTCGGATTGACAGGGGGATTGGCCTGCGGCAAAACTACGGTTGCGCTCATGCTGGCGAGCCACGGCGCTCATGTAAATTACGCCGATCAGATCGCGCGCGACCTGATGCAGCCCGGGCAAGCGGTTTATGCCGAAGTGGTGAAACATTTTGGCGTTGACATCGTCGAACCAGATGGCAGCATTAATCGCCGCAAGCTGGCGGAAAAGGCCTTCGGCGGAGGCAGGGTCCAGGAGTTAAATCAACTTGTGCATCCCGCCGTGATAGACCGTGAAACCGAATGGATGGACAGCTTCGCGGCCGATGATCCCGATGCCATCGTGGTCATTGAGGCGGCATTGATCCTCGAAGCAGGTGTGCAAGACCGCTTCAACAAGATTGTGGTCGTTACATGCACGCCGGAGCAGCGCGTGCATCGCTTCGCCGCCCGCGCTAAACTCTCTTTGGAGGAGGCCCGTTTCGAAGCAGAGCGCCGTATGGCGGCCCAAATTCCAGACGAAGAAAAGGTCAAGGCGGCCGATTTCGTTATTGAAAACGCCGGCACACTCGCCGAGTTGGAACGGGAAACCGAGCAACTGTTTGCAAGTTTAAGAGCTTTCGAAGCTCAATGCAGGGTTTGA